A genome region from Patescibacteria group bacterium includes the following:
- a CDS encoding methyltransferase domain-containing protein: MRKKRWISYWHQIKEAASLKNVHSVLEVGSGNKIVADTLLKMGYKVKTLDSSPKTRPDFLADIIQSKKLPPEIFDLVLCCEVLEHLPYSSFALALKNLYSLTKKYLLISLPYTSTGTFKPYFNIHLFPFLKPISWVKIFNFFPRPHIFNGQHYWEIGKKGYPLKNILRDVKRIGFKIVKKYPVPENPYHYFILCQKRPYGQSLS, from the coding sequence TTGCGAAAAAAAAGGTGGATTTCTTATTGGCATCAAATTAAGGAGGCGGCATCCTTAAAAAACGTTCACTCCGTTTTAGAAGTTGGGTCGGGAAACAAAATCGTTGCCGACACCCTTTTAAAAATGGGCTACAAAGTAAAAACCCTAGACTCAAGCCCTAAAACGCGACCCGATTTTCTGGCAGACATCATTCAATCCAAAAAATTACCCCCAGAAATATTTGATCTGGTTTTATGCTGCGAGGTGCTGGAACATCTGCCCTATTCTAGTTTCGCTCTCGCCCTCAAAAATCTCTATTCCCTGACAAAAAAATATCTCCTCATAAGCCTGCCTTATACCTCGACCGGCACCTTTAAGCCTTACTTTAATATTCACCTTTTCCCTTTTCTAAAACCAATATCTTGGGTGAAAATCTTTAACTTCTTCCCGCGTCCTCATATATTTAACGGTCAGCATTATTGGGAAATCGGCAAAAAGGGATATCCATTAAAAAACATTTTAAGGGATGTGAAAAGGATTGGATTTAAAATTGTGAAAAAATATCCTGTCCCGGAAAATCCTTACCATTATTTCATTCTTTGTCAAAAGAGACCTTACGGGCAAAGTCTCTCTTAA
- a CDS encoding glycosyltransferase family 4 protein: MGSRPIKILKDFILNLGAKESNQLFYIVENADWIINRMGKDITENMRSFGLLQAHATTTPWGLKKQIIHFGSLHAFLAQKGFLKLRSSNKIVVSCFHLMPLDPKIKWIKKAAKYVDFFHTSCQSTKERLLGLGLPLKKIITIPLGVDLNLFRPVSVHQKLKIREALGLPQKRLIIGSFQKDGIGWGQGLQPKLIKGPDIFLRTVTALKKYKPFILLTGPSRGYVKQGLTRAGIPYKHFYLKNYSDIWKMYNALDLYLITSRIEGGPSALLEAWASGVPIVSTAVGMVPDLAKNTEDILLANKADIKSIVAASKKIFKDQSLREKIIQNALQKAQQYGWPKIIRRYYQEIYAQLL, from the coding sequence ATGGGCAGTCGTCCAATCAAAATTTTAAAAGACTTCATCCTTAATCTTGGCGCCAAAGAATCCAACCAGCTGTTTTACATTGTGGAAAATGCCGACTGGATCATTAACAGAATGGGTAAAGACATCACGGAAAATATGAGAAGTTTTGGGCTGTTGCAGGCTCACGCCACCACTACCCCATGGGGATTAAAAAAACAAATCATCCACTTTGGTTCTCTCCACGCCTTCCTCGCCCAAAAAGGATTTTTAAAGCTGCGCTCTTCCAATAAAATTGTAGTAAGCTGCTTTCATCTTATGCCTCTTGATCCCAAAATAAAATGGATTAAAAAGGCCGCGAAGTATGTGGATTTTTTCCATACCTCTTGCCAATCTACTAAAGAGAGGCTCTTGGGGCTTGGTTTGCCATTAAAAAAAATAATTACTATTCCCCTCGGCGTGGATTTGAATCTCTTCCGACCCGTGTCCGTCCATCAAAAACTAAAAATAAGAGAGGCTCTGGGTCTGCCTCAAAAGCGGCTCATTATCGGCTCTTTTCAAAAAGACGGCATTGGTTGGGGCCAGGGCTTGCAACCTAAGCTCATTAAAGGGCCGGACATTTTTCTGCGGACGGTGACGGCGCTCAAAAAATACAAGCCCTTTATTCTTTTAACTGGTCCCAGCCGCGGTTATGTTAAACAAGGTTTGACAAGAGCGGGTATCCCTTACAAACACTTTTATCTGAAAAACTATTCAGACATCTGGAAAATGTATAATGCTCTCGATTTATATCTTATTACTTCACGGATTGAAGGCGGCCCGAGTGCTCTTCTTGAAGCTTGGGCAAGCGGCGTGCCTATCGTCAGCACTGCGGTAGGGATGGTGCCTGATCTTGCGAAAAATACTGAAGACATCCTCTTAGCTAACAAGGCAGACATCAAAAGCATTGTCGCCGCGAGTAAAAAGATATTTAAGGATCAATCCCTGCGGGAGAAAATCATTCAAAATGCGCTCCAAAAGGCGCAGCAATACGGCTGGCCTAAAATTATCCGCAGATATTATCAAGAAATTTATGCTCAATTGCTATGA
- a CDS encoding class I SAM-dependent methyltransferase: protein MRKKILPKFILKILLLTDNFIYRLISETVMKFNHGEHPKHRIMQYHQFFLNHILEGSRVLDLGCGNGALTRDLAEKAEYILAIDFNKKNIAWAKKNYNAPNIEYKEGNITHIENCQKFDTVVLSNVLEHIEKRTDFLKKIKTLAPKILIRVPMINRDWLALYKKELGVEWRLDKTHFIEYTLKSFEDELQKSGLIIENYSIQFGEIWAVVQSKF, encoded by the coding sequence ATGAGAAAAAAAATCTTGCCAAAATTTATCCTCAAGATACTACTCCTCACTGACAATTTTATTTACCGTTTAATCTCTGAAACGGTCATGAAATTCAATCACGGCGAACACCCCAAGCACAGGATTATGCAATATCACCAATTTTTTCTAAATCACATTTTAGAAGGAAGTCGGGTTTTGGATCTTGGGTGCGGTAATGGAGCCTTAACGCGCGACCTCGCCGAAAAGGCGGAGTATATTTTAGCGATTGATTTTAATAAAAAAAATATTGCTTGGGCGAAAAAAAACTACAACGCGCCGAATATAGAATATAAGGAAGGAAATATTACTCATATTGAAAATTGTCAAAAATTTGACACCGTTGTTTTATCCAATGTTTTGGAGCATATTGAAAAGCGGACAGATTTTTTAAAAAAAATCAAAACTCTGGCTCCAAAAATTTTAATCAGAGTGCCAATGATAAACAGGGATTGGCTGGCTTTATATAAAAAAGAATTGGGCGTAGAATGGAGACTCGATAAAACTCATTTTATTGAGTACACCCTAAAATCTTTTGAAGATGAATTGCAAAAATCAGGTTTAATAATAGAAAATTATTCCATTCAATTTGGTGAAATATGGGCAGTCGTCCAATCAAAATTTTAA
- a CDS encoding class I SAM-dependent methyltransferase, which yields MNQYFDPTLRRLIFIGTRADPLFWDQHWRRYNIQKLYAQNSSFDLVVKYTKKFLPRGSRILEGGCGRGQNVYKLSREGFNAQGIDYASQTIKRVKKHFPQLNIQVGNLEHLKVPNGYFDGYWSIGVIEHFYAGYEKIIDEMARVLRKDGFLFLCFPFMSPLRKIKARLNFYPLWKENLDLRKNFYQFALDANQVKKDIGKRGLTLITQHYLDGTKGLKDECGIIRPVLQKLYDSQNSVMKGANLLLSLLSSRIAAHSLLYIFQKTF from the coding sequence GTGAACCAATATTTTGATCCAACTTTGCGTCGGTTGATTTTTATTGGTACCCGGGCTGATCCCCTCTTTTGGGACCAACATTGGAGGAGATATAACATTCAAAAATTATACGCTCAAAACTCCTCTTTTGATCTGGTCGTAAAATATACCAAAAAATTCCTCCCCCGCGGAAGTAGAATTTTAGAAGGCGGCTGTGGGAGAGGTCAAAATGTATACAAGCTCTCCCGAGAGGGGTTTAACGCCCAAGGGATAGATTATGCATCCCAAACCATAAAGCGGGTAAAAAAACATTTTCCTCAATTAAATATTCAAGTAGGAAATCTCGAACACCTGAAAGTCCCAAATGGCTATTTCGATGGTTACTGGTCAATCGGCGTCATTGAACACTTCTACGCGGGGTATGAAAAAATCATTGACGAGATGGCGCGCGTTCTCAGAAAAGATGGCTTTCTTTTTTTATGCTTTCCTTTTATGTCTCCTCTCCGAAAAATTAAAGCTAGATTAAATTTTTATCCTTTATGGAAAGAAAATCTGGATTTACGAAAAAATTTTTATCAATTTGCGCTGGACGCGAATCAAGTAAAAAAAGATATAGGGAAAAGGGGGTTGACCTTAATCACTCAACATTATCTAGACGGCACCAAGGGGCTTAAAGATGAATGCGGCATTATAAGGCCTGTCCTTCAAAAACTGTATGACTCTCAAAATTCCGTAATGAAGGGGGCGAACCTCCTGCTCTCTCTACTCTCCTCCAGAATTGCCGCCCATTCCCTCCTTTACATCTTTCAGAAAACTTTCTAG
- a CDS encoding glycosyltransferase family 4 protein, with translation MPPRIRNKNLAFFLTCGLSLKKWSETGLLEREIALYNLLASQFRKIYFFTYGARQELAFQKYLASNIKIIFKNSRLPDFLYSLLIPLYHRHTLKSCSFFKSNQANGAWSAYLSKLMCNRGGKFVFRTGFTWSLFAREENKILRLFTVILETWLYRVCDSALVSSAADKAYLQKQYHLSSAKLIVLANYVDTDLFKPQPYVPKLAKSIVYVGRLHPQKNLFNLVRALQYTSLKLDIIGQGKLKNKLEKFAHNLGVSIRFLGIIPHQNLPAILNRYKIYVLPSLYEGLPKALIEAMACGLACLGTNIEGIREVIQHNVNGYLVNPNVKSIRKGIQNLIQDDCLQNRLGNEARRTIEKRFNLKNIAKQEIKIYELLFK, from the coding sequence ATGCCACCAAGGATACGGAATAAAAATCTGGCTTTCTTTCTTACCTGCGGCCTTTCTTTAAAAAAATGGTCAGAAACAGGCCTATTAGAACGAGAGATTGCTCTTTACAATCTCTTGGCTTCTCAATTCCGAAAAATATATTTTTTCACTTATGGCGCGAGACAAGAGCTAGCCTTTCAAAAGTATCTTGCTTCCAATATTAAAATCATTTTTAAAAACAGCAGACTGCCAGACTTTCTCTATTCTCTTCTGATCCCCCTGTATCACCGTCATACTCTGAAAAGCTGTTCTTTTTTTAAATCCAATCAGGCTAATGGCGCCTGGAGCGCTTATCTCTCTAAATTGATGTGTAATCGCGGAGGAAAGTTTGTCTTCCGCACTGGCTTCACTTGGTCCCTTTTTGCCAGGGAAGAGAATAAAATCCTGCGCCTTTTTACGGTCATCCTTGAAACATGGCTTTACCGCGTCTGCGATTCGGCTTTAGTTTCCTCTGCCGCAGATAAAGCCTACTTGCAAAAGCAGTATCACTTATCTTCAGCCAAATTAATAGTGCTTGCTAACTATGTGGACACTGATCTTTTTAAACCCCAGCCTTATGTTCCTAAACTCGCGAAGTCCATCGTTTATGTGGGTCGCCTCCACCCCCAAAAAAATCTGTTTAATCTAGTGAGGGCTCTTCAATACACCAGCCTTAAATTAGACATCATTGGTCAGGGTAAATTAAAAAACAAACTGGAAAAATTTGCGCACAATTTGGGTGTCTCAATCCGATTTTTAGGCATCATCCCCCATCAAAATTTGCCTGCCATTCTTAATCGCTACAAAATATATGTGCTTCCCTCCCTATATGAGGGTTTGCCTAAAGCTCTGATTGAAGCAATGGCTTGCGGCTTGGCTTGTTTGGGCACCAACATCGAAGGGATAAGAGAAGTGATCCAACATAATGTTAATGGATATTTAGTGAACCCAAACGTAAAAAGCATACGCAAAGGGATTCAGAATCTAATCCAAGATGACTGTCTGCAAAATAGATTGGGCAACGAGGCCAGACGAACGATAGAAAAAAGATTTAATCTTAAAAATATTGCCAAGCAGGAAATTAAGATCTATGAACTTTTATTTAAATAA
- a CDS encoding glycosyltransferase, giving the protein MKVPQISIIMSVFNGAQYLEDSISSILNQSFANFEFIIIDDASEDDSSSIVKKFASQDKRIKIIKNNRNLGLTRSLNEGLKVARGKYIARQDADDLSLPERLQIQYSYLENHPEMSLIGSSAVFIDGQGKKIGHYLKKDNPQKTAQTLTRRNCILHPSIMFRNKRVYPHTKNFGVGMYREKFYYAQDYDLYLTLLTAGEKITNLPQCLIKYRYYRGSLSFKNLKIQKRFAQKAREFYNQRLKLGQDEYHLFNAQTIMEKTKRRVPLLPLQTRIFLNRLFRRQN; this is encoded by the coding sequence ATGAAAGTTCCCCAAATCTCAATCATAATGTCTGTTTTCAATGGCGCCCAATACCTAGAAGACAGCATCTCTTCTATTTTAAACCAAAGCTTCGCAAACTTTGAATTTATTATCATTGACGATGCTTCAGAAGATGATTCTTCGTCAATAGTAAAAAAGTTCGCGAGTCAGGATAAAAGAATAAAGATCATCAAGAATAATCGCAATCTCGGCTTAACCCGTTCTTTAAATGAAGGGCTTAAGGTCGCCCGCGGCAAATACATCGCTCGGCAGGACGCGGATGATCTCTCTTTGCCTGAACGTTTGCAGATTCAATATTCTTACTTGGAAAATCACCCTGAAATGTCTTTAATCGGCAGTTCCGCTGTATTTATTGACGGTCAAGGTAAAAAAATCGGTCATTATTTAAAAAAGGATAATCCCCAAAAGACAGCACAGACCTTGACCCGCCGTAACTGTATCCTGCATCCTTCAATTATGTTCCGCAACAAACGAGTTTATCCCCACACCAAAAATTTTGGTGTGGGGATGTATCGCGAAAAATTTTATTATGCCCAAGATTATGACCTTTACTTAACCCTTTTAACGGCAGGGGAAAAAATTACCAATCTGCCTCAATGCTTAATTAAATATCGTTATTATCGCGGCTCTTTAAGTTTTAAAAATCTTAAAATCCAAAAAAGGTTTGCTCAAAAAGCCAGAGAGTTCTATAATCAAAGATTAAAATTGGGACAGGATGAATACCATCTTTTTAACGCCCAAACCATCATGGAAAAGACAAAAAGAAGAGTGCCCCTCCTGCCTCTCCAAACAAGAATTTTTTTAAACCGCCTTTTCCGAAGGCAAAATTAG
- a CDS encoding glycosyltransferase — MFPSIPDQKNNIAPLQLKNIPDPKILFIVSLFNNEEFIQESLSAIISQRGAWQKKILVINDGSRDQSVLKVQELARRYPEIQILQQKHQSQAAALNFGLKKAQGYDFVALVEADVKIEREWLQKNLPVFQRPVIMGVGGSLQPFRKDKWIARLAGSEIEYKLAHQPRCPIHLTSANVLYRASIFRKIGQFRADLKNSSFDIEFNSRVIRVGGRLVYNPGAKAWHHYKPTLSAFLKRSYAYARFRPYLKGITPYPYDYIIKLQIVLAFLIPVILLFAVIFNDPLLFFGCFLFAVLYLLSTLPPMIWTLRRKNDRVMLLYPAISILRNNVALLGLGVGVLKYWQTSGRKK, encoded by the coding sequence ATGTTTCCCTCAATCCCTGACCAAAAAAACAACATTGCCCCGCTTCAACTAAAAAATATTCCCGACCCAAAAATTCTTTTTATCGTAAGTTTATTTAATAATGAGGAGTTTATTCAAGAATCCCTTTCCGCAATCATCAGCCAAAGAGGCGCTTGGCAGAAGAAGATTTTAGTTATTAATGACGGCTCCCGTGATCAATCTGTCCTAAAAGTGCAAGAGTTAGCGCGCCGATATCCGGAAATCCAAATCCTGCAGCAGAAACATCAAAGCCAGGCAGCGGCTTTAAACTTTGGGCTCAAAAAGGCGCAAGGCTACGACTTTGTCGCCCTCGTGGAAGCGGATGTAAAAATTGAAAGGGAGTGGCTTCAGAAAAATCTCCCTGTATTTCAAAGACCTGTTATAATGGGAGTGGGAGGTAGCTTACAACCATTCCGAAAAGACAAGTGGATTGCGCGCTTGGCAGGCTCCGAAATAGAATACAAGCTGGCGCATCAACCGCGCTGTCCAATCCATCTTACCTCGGCAAATGTTCTTTACCGCGCGTCTATCTTCCGAAAAATTGGTCAATTCCGTGCTGATTTAAAAAACTCCTCTTTTGATATAGAATTCAATTCAAGAGTGATCCGTGTTGGCGGTCGGCTGGTTTATAACCCCGGCGCGAAGGCCTGGCATCATTACAAGCCCACACTCTCGGCTTTTTTAAAACGTTCCTATGCCTATGCCCGTTTCCGGCCATATCTAAAAGGTATTACTCCTTATCCTTATGATTATATCATTAAGCTTCAAATTGTTCTGGCTTTTTTAATCCCTGTCATTCTGCTCTTCGCGGTTATCTTTAATGACCCGCTGCTCTTTTTCGGTTGTTTTTTATTCGCCGTGCTTTACCTTCTCTCCACCCTACCTCCTATGATTTGGACCCTGCGGCGCAAAAATGATCGGGTGATGCTGCTTTATCCCGCGATCAGTATTTTGCGCAACAATGTCGCTCTTCTAGGATTAGGGGTAGGGGTTCTCAAATATTGGCAAACATCGGGGCGCAAAAAATAA